In the Harmonia axyridis chromosome 3, icHarAxyr1.1, whole genome shotgun sequence genome, one interval contains:
- the LOC123676009 gene encoding ubiquitin-conjugating enzyme E2-17 kDa, with protein sequence MALKRINKELQDLGRDPPAQCSAGPVGDDLFHWQATIMGPPDSPYQGGVFFLTIHFPTDYPFKPPKVAFTTRIYHPNINSNGSICLDILRSQWSPALTISKVLLSICSLLCDPNPDDPLVPEIARIYKTDREKYNELAREWTRKYAM encoded by the exons GAactacaagatcttggaagagATCCTCCTGCACAATGTTCAGCTGGACCAGTAGGAGATGATT TGTTTCATTGGCAAGCCACAATCATGGGACCA CCTGACAGCCCATACCAAGGTGGAGTATTTTTCTTAACAATTCACTTCCCTACAGACTACCCATTCAAACCTCCAAAAGTGGCGTTCACTACCAGAATTTATCATCCTAACATAAACAGTAATGGTAGTATTTGTTTGGATATTCTACGATCCCAATGGTCGCCTGCACTAACCATTTCAAAAG tgtTGTTATCAATCTGCTCACTGTTGTGTGATCCAAATCCGGACGATCCTCTAGTACCAGAAATCGCTAGGATATACAAAACCGACAGGGAAAAGTACAACGAGTTAGCGCGCGAGTGGACTCGCAAATACGCTATGTGA